From Alcaligenes faecalis, the proteins below share one genomic window:
- the glyA gene encoding serine hydroxymethyltransferase → MFDRSATLDKVDPDLWAAIQSEDVRQEQHIELIASENYTSPAVMQAQGTQLTNKYAEGYPGKRYYGGCEFVDVVEQLAIDRLKELFGAEAANVQPNSGSQANQGVYMAVLKPGDTVLGMSLAEGGHLTHGSPVNASGKLYNFVSYGLDENEELDYDELERLAKEHKPKLIVGGASAYALRIDFERMARIAHENGALLMVDIAHYAGLVAGGAYPNPVPHADFVTSTTHKSLRGPRGGVIMMKAEHEKAINSAIFPGIQGGPLIHVIAGKAVAFKEALAPEFKTYAAQVVKNADVLARTLVERGLRIVSGRTESHVMLVDLRPKGITGKVAEEALGKAHITVNKNAIPNDPEKPFVTSGVRLGTPAMTTRGFKEAEAELTAHLIADVLDNPHDEAVLADVRRRVHELTAKLPVYSSK, encoded by the coding sequence ATGTTTGACCGTTCTGCGACTCTTGACAAAGTTGACCCCGATCTTTGGGCTGCGATTCAAAGCGAAGATGTGCGCCAGGAGCAGCACATCGAGCTGATCGCCTCGGAAAACTACACCAGCCCCGCCGTGATGCAGGCCCAGGGCACACAACTGACCAACAAATACGCGGAAGGTTATCCGGGCAAGCGCTACTACGGCGGTTGCGAGTTCGTGGACGTGGTCGAGCAATTGGCTATTGACCGCCTGAAAGAGCTGTTCGGCGCTGAAGCCGCCAACGTGCAGCCCAACTCCGGTTCGCAAGCCAACCAGGGTGTGTACATGGCTGTGCTCAAACCCGGTGATACCGTTCTGGGCATGAGCCTGGCTGAAGGCGGTCACTTGACCCACGGTTCCCCCGTGAACGCCTCGGGCAAGCTGTACAACTTCGTGTCTTACGGTCTGGACGAGAACGAAGAGCTGGACTACGACGAACTGGAGCGCCTGGCTAAAGAGCACAAGCCCAAGCTGATCGTGGGTGGTGCTTCGGCTTACGCCCTGCGCATCGACTTTGAACGCATGGCACGTATCGCTCACGAAAACGGCGCCCTGTTGATGGTGGACATTGCTCACTATGCTGGTCTGGTTGCAGGTGGTGCCTATCCCAACCCCGTACCTCACGCTGACTTTGTGACGTCTACCACTCACAAGTCTCTGCGCGGTCCTCGTGGTGGCGTCATCATGATGAAGGCCGAACACGAAAAAGCCATCAACTCGGCTATTTTCCCCGGCATTCAAGGTGGCCCGCTGATCCACGTGATCGCTGGCAAAGCTGTTGCATTCAAGGAAGCCCTGGCTCCAGAGTTCAAGACCTACGCGGCTCAAGTTGTGAAAAACGCTGACGTTCTGGCCCGCACTCTGGTTGAGCGCGGTCTGCGTATCGTGTCCGGTCGCACCGAAAGCCACGTCATGCTGGTGGACCTGCGTCCCAAGGGCATCACCGGTAAAGTGGCTGAAGAAGCACTGGGCAAGGCTCACATCACGGTCAACAAGAACGCCATTCCTAACGACCCTGAAAAGCCATTTGTCACCAGCGGCGTGCGTTTGGGTACACCTGCCATGACCACTCGCGGCTTTAAAGAAGCCGAAGCGGAATTGACGGCGCATCTGATTGCTGATGTACTGGACAATCCTCACGACGAAGCCGTTTTGGCGGACGTTCGTCGCCGTGTACACGAGCTGACTGCCAAGTTGCCCGTTTACTCCTCCAAGTAA
- a CDS encoding YbhB/YbcL family Raf kinase inhibitor-like protein, producing MKLRSDSFQDQSVIPERLAFCRYDAQSRVALAGNANPHLEWSDVPEQTQSFVVICHDPDVPSKPDDVNQDGREVPADLPRVDFFHWVLINISPELRSLAEGSYSKGITPRGKAGPLALDDTRQGVNDFTNWFASDRDMNGDYFGYDGPCPPWNDALPHRYVFTVYALDIAELPLEGRFSGQDVLRAMEGHILGRASLTGLYSLNPRLIQQS from the coding sequence ATGAAACTGCGTAGTGATTCTTTTCAAGATCAGAGCGTGATTCCCGAGCGTCTGGCGTTTTGCCGTTATGACGCGCAATCGAGAGTCGCCTTGGCCGGTAACGCCAATCCGCATCTGGAATGGTCCGATGTTCCCGAGCAGACCCAATCCTTTGTGGTCATTTGCCACGACCCCGATGTCCCCAGTAAACCGGACGATGTGAACCAGGATGGGCGCGAGGTACCGGCGGATTTGCCACGGGTGGATTTCTTCCATTGGGTCTTGATCAATATCTCGCCCGAGCTGCGTAGCCTGGCCGAAGGCTCTTATTCCAAGGGCATTACGCCGCGTGGTAAAGCCGGTCCATTGGCTCTGGACGATACGCGCCAGGGCGTGAACGACTTTACCAACTGGTTTGCCAGTGACCGCGACATGAACGGTGATTACTTCGGTTACGATGGCCCGTGCCCGCCGTGGAACGATGCCTTGCCACACCGCTACGTTTTTACGGTCTATGCCCTGGATATTGCCGAACTGCCTTTGGAAGGTCGTTTCAGTGGCCAGGACGTGTTGCGCGCCATGGAAGGTCATATTCTGGGTCGAGCATCCCTGACCGGCCTGTATAGCCTGAATCCCCGTTTGATCCAGCAATCCTGA